One region of Camelina sativa cultivar DH55 chromosome 6, Cs, whole genome shotgun sequence genomic DNA includes:
- the LOC104699361 gene encoding F-box/LRR-repeat protein At2g40920-like produces the protein MKRRRVDLKQARSEQEDSQSIPQIMDAKAENSLALFPAEFRENMDLVIEILMRLPTKSLMRFKCVSKEWSSLISCRYFCNHLFTTVTRRQPPRLYMCLVDKADGHRVLLSISSPHNTSFVVVDQDLSIPGMGGYFLNVVRALMCFSLGKKACIYNPSTNQLLTLPALKSDITAQPGQKKRHTQYYIGHDPVSDQYKLVCTVGVSSRLPRLGDLKSEHWVFALEAGGSWKKVVPVLENYLHHAPFPQGRSTSGSVVRYIAWPDNYNCVVVSFDIRSEQFTIIPIPREMFAGQVVPAVTMRADLIEYGGKIAIFHHTYLKDEGSADVWVFEDVGKKKNEWSKKTLFLQTCQRHLVQDIVLFVRGTT, from the exons atgaagagaagaagggTGGATCTAAAACAAGCGAGGTCAGAGCAGGAGGACTCTCAGAGCATTCCCCAG ATAATGGATGCAAAAGCAGAGAACTCGTTAGCATTGTTTCCAGCCGAATTTCGTGAGAACATGGATCTCGTGATCGAGATTCTTATGAGATTGCCAACAAAGTCCCTGATGAGGTTCAAGTGCGTCTCCAAGGAGTGGTCATCCCTTATTTCTTGTCGATATTTTTGCAACCATTTGTTTACTACGGTCACACGACGACAACCACCACGCCTGTACATGTGTTTAGTGGATAAAGCAGACGGGCACCGTGTACTGTTATCAATATCATCACCACACAACACTAGTTTTGTGGTCGTCGACCAAGATTTGAGCATCCCAGGGATGGGAGGCTACTTCTTGAACGTTGTTCGTGCCTTGATGTGTTTCTCTCTTGGAAAAAAGGCGTGTATCTATAACCCTAGCACCAACCAACTCTTGACCTTACCTGCCTTAAAATCAGACATCACAGCTCAACCAGGTCAAAAGAAGCGTCACACCCAGTATTATATCGGACACGACCCTGTTAGTGATCAATACAAACTAGTCTGCACGGTTGGGGTATCCTCGCGATTGCCACGTTTGGGTGATCTGAAGTCAGAGCACTGGGTCTTCGCACTAGAAGCTGGAGGTTCGTGGAAAAAGGTTGTTCCAGTACTGGAAAATTATCTTCATCATGCCCCTTTCCCGCAAGGACGGTCTACCAGTGGATCAGTAGTACGTTATATAGCTTGGCCTGATAATTATAATTGTGTGGTTGTGAGTTTTGACATTAGGTCTGAACAGTTTACGATCATCCCAATACCTAGGGAGATGTTCGCTGGTCAGGTTGTGCCTGCAGTTACGATGAGGGCGGATCTTATAGAGTATGGTGGGAAGATAGCAATTTTCCATCATACTTACCTTAAAGATGAGGGTTCGGCAGATGTATGGGTTTTCGAAGAcgttgggaagaagaagaatgaatgGTCGAAAAAGACTCTTTTTTTGCAGACTTGTCAAAGGCATTTAGTCCAAGACATTGTATTGTTCGTAAGAGGTACAACTTAA